In Glycine max cultivar Williams 82 chromosome 15, Glycine_max_v4.0, whole genome shotgun sequence, the DNA window AGCTTTCAATTTTCTTGTGATACTAGCAGCAATAACAGCTGGAGAAATAACTCCTCTGGGGCTACATGGTGGTTTGAACATCTTCTGTTCTTAAAGATTGATTTGTTGGATAAGGTCATAAGGACAATGATATGTTATGATTTTGATCATGGTGTGGTCTCTAGGTTTCTGTTCTACTATCACAACTCAAGTTGTCTTGGTGCTGCACAAGCTGAGAAGATTGAGTCTACTGAGGTTGTAATCGATCTTCTTTTGCTGCTAGATTTGAGATCAATTTCTTGCAAGGATTTATTCAATCTTAATAGAACCGCTGTTAGTTTGAAAATGAGCAGAAGTTTCATAAGCAAGATAGAAAGTCTTATAGGTCCTCTGCTGGATCAAACAACAATTGATTATCTACTTCTTCCATCTCCACATGGGAAGGGTCAAGCATATGATGTTGATTTTGTCCTAAGGCTCGtacacatatttttctttggagGCAGTTTTGAGTTAACCTCGAATCGACTTATGAGAGTGGCGAAAATGATGGATTTGTTCCTTGTGGAAGTTGCTCCAGATCCCCATCTCAAACCTTTTGAGTTTGAAGCATTGATTACAGTGCTCCCAGATGTAGCCAGGGAATCTCATGATCAATTGTACCTAGCCATGGACATGTATCTAAAGGTAAGCTACCAATTTGCATTGTTCTATGATTCTACTAGTGTGCAACATAGCAATCCTTGTGTTGTATGCAAGTTTTCACTTTAGAATGCTTGAAGCTTCTAATTGATTATTGCttctactatttattttttttggcaatGTGGTGATTTATGAAGTCTCTTTCAGTTATTGATATAGATTCATAGGTCCATGCAGGATTAAGTGAAAAAGAGAAGATAAGTATCTGTTGTACACTGAACCACGAGAAGCTGTCAGCTGAACTTTTGAGGCATCTTACTCGAAACTTGGTGTTTCCTTCAGAGGCAAAACCAAGAGCTTATGCTACTAGACAAAGCCGAATGAAGACCTTACTCCAGGAAAATGAtcatttgaaaaacttttttgagTCCATGTTTCGTAAAAGCTTCAAGAAcatggaagtgaaagaggatgTTGGAAAGAGAAGCTATGATGCTGAAGAACTTAGAGGGGATTTGGAAGGAATGCAGAGTGGGACCCAACTGGCCAGTATGAAGAAGTCAGGGACTCATATTACGAGCAATGCTATGTACTTGCCAAAACTCTGTTCATGATTTACAGTTTCAGATTTGACACTGAATTTTGTGTGTATCCTTGTGTAGTCTTCAAGTATTAAAGGAGTAAAGTTATGCAAATACTGTACAGATATCATATTCTGTAACAGATTTCAcgtatgattaatttttatataagagaCACTGCCATTTGTTTTGCTttgtgaagaaaagaaaaacataagagAAATCTATAATACTCCTTCTGGGGCTTCAGCCTCACCAATATTCTTAAGacactaattaagaaatttaaaatacgaagtttttattaaaatatatgattaatgtatttttattgtgATTTCTAATACATTCATAAtgtaaattctaataaaatctTTGTCAATAATAGTAAAAAGAAGATCCCCTTTAGTGATATTCAATATTCATTAAACAACCAAAAACACGTTTTGCTAGATTTGAAGTGCCTTTGTTGATCTGAACCACACAAAAAGGATTGGATACTTCAACATGTCAGCAACCCATGTATTTTATGATTGAAAAAAGACTATGGGGGTAACCAAGACTATGTTGGCTTGTTTGTTCTTCACATAATTGTTAACTAGAGAATGGATAATTCCAAAGAATAATGTTGGTGGTAGTCAACTGATAGGTAATCTGACAGCATCATGCTGATTATGCACACGCACAACGTGTCTCATGGCtacaaataaaatgataatccCGAAGTGTTAACAACAAAGTTTTGTTTTAAATGGTTTGTATTGTTACAAAAACCAAGGTTCGTTCATCAACTTAGCCATTTCTCAATGCGACAAGCCTTGGAATTCGCTTTAGTACTAATAATAACAAAAGGTAAACTGCATGTTAGATtacctaataattttttgtttaccaTTTGAGATATTAAGAAACCAAGAAAGACCGGTCATTTGCTCGGACCAACATGTTTGATATATAGATGAAACATTTTGGATGGAGTGAAAGCCTTTCAAATTTTGGAGGTTGGTACTGTAGCTTTTAGATATAATGAACGACCAGGTCAGGAAGCTTCGGTTTTCTTCTACtgtattttgttgtttcaacaaacatcaAACTAAGGCTAGATTTATGTTGCAATCATTAAGGAtaaagtttttagtttttttttttaatgcataacTTGGTAGAGGATCAAGCTTTTGGCATCGTTATCACGAATAATTAGTCTTCTGGTGGATAGCTTTTAGATTCCTAACAATTTGGTGCTTACAACGAATTGATTTCTCTCGATTCATTCAGATGGGAATTGGCTGGTACAGAGCAATTTCCAGACTTCatgaaaatatgtttaagaGTTCTTCACGAAATTACCAATGATTTTGCCGAAAAGATCTACAAAAAGCATGGCTTGAACCCTATAGATTCCCTAAAAAGATCGGTGAAGagtcaatttattttatcatgtcaattatttttgtgtatttCATGATGCATCATGCATGTCACATGTCAATTATTTTGAAACAGTGGGTGCGATTGTTGAATGCTTTTTTGCCAATGTTAGAGGAGTACTTGAACAATGGCATTGTGAGCACAGGAGTGCATGTGGTCCTTGTCCGTACATTCTTCCTCACGGATCATGGACAACGTTCCACAAATTATACATTCGGTGGCTAAAATTCTTCGTCTTTCGGATGATTTAGAAGGAGCTAAGGTAAAACTAAAATGCATGGAGGTCTATTCTAGTATAGTGTATTGTGTTCTATACATATGTCTTACCTACACTAttacaaatatgatttttaataactttgttttaataaaaactatcgtaaaattataaataaatattattaatttgtttttcgaTATTTATCAAGTGTTACTCATAgtccatattttaattttttttattatatttttaaactttaacaatataaactatatacaacatttaataatttcataatatttttttgaatgtgACTAAAgatttttagtaatatttttattaagtattaaaaaaatattactaaaaagtCAGATATGCTGCAGTGATATGTATTCTAATTAATGATATGAATATGTTGCATAGTGAAGATGAGAAGGGACTTGATGGGTCATATATTGATTGCTTCATGAGTGAACACCAAGACGTTTGAGCTGAAGAAGCACAAGGGCATGTCTCCCACTTGATTTCATGTGAATGGAAACGTCTCAATCGAGAAATCCTAACCCAAAATCAATTGCCATCGTCATTTAGAATGGTGCCTTTGATGTACCATTACCGTCCCTCTCCAGTCTACAGGAACAAATACAAATGCTGCTTAATTAATGCCGATGCTGCTGGGCTCATATAGTTATTATTATGGTCATGATTTGCTTCACGAATAATTAGACATGAGATACCTTGCTCTACCGTCTAATTAAGCACATTGATTACTCATCGTAATACGTATCTTACGCCCTGTTAATTTGTACCTTTGTTCTTGTCTCCAATAACTAAaggatttaattttatataagacATTATAAACTATTATTCAATAATGTGATCCTTCTCAATACGTGTTTGAACTTTCATTCTTGTCTCCAACAATTAAAGAATTTGGTTTCAAGACACTATCAACAATTATGCAATAATGTTTGAGTTAGGTTTCATGGTAATAAATGTTATATACATATTGTTCgatcttttattttatgctaatcattctttttcattttttacctcaaaaatgaaaagaaaagaaaaagaaaaaataagaatgatcGATTATGCCAAGTCAATTTAGTAAAATAGCATTATTGTGTGTGacattatgtttattttttataatttatctctcttttattttttcaatggtCAACATATGAATtacctatttttatattttttatccatttattttttaattttagctaATCAGCCTAATTCATCCCCACATGCAACACATCATGGGTCAAGttgagttgaaatttttaaCTCATTCTAAAAAGTCCAGTGCAACCCAACCAATTTTTGGCAAGTTGAGAGCGAATTAAATTGAATTGGGTTAGCTTATTTTGCCATCCCAATTCATGGATAAAATCtcaattctttataaaaaaaattgttaactttTATTGAGTAGAGATCTAATTATGATCAATTCATTATTAGTTAAAACAAAGGTgctttaacctaaaaataatatAGGACTTGAccatcaaaattattttcaacaacCAGAATTTCGATACTGACATCAACCTTGtatgaaaatcaaataaagaataattatataactaaattagGAAAAACTCTCAATTTAGTTTTCCAAGAAATTTAGTGACCGgcccttgaaaaataaaatatgaacttttataataagtggatattttaatatgtacttttaattagtgtctttcttttgtttgaggattaaaagtttttttttggtgagGCTTTTAATTAGTGCCTGACGTTGTATCAAGCAAATTTACTTTTAAACGAGAATACctatcaggaaaaaaaaaatcaaattacaaaacagaacaatggttaaaataaataagttgctGATGAATAGTCAACAGCCATGcccataaataattaaagataccTTTGCTCTAACAACCACACGCAACTTTGCTACGGCAGTTTCAGTCAACAAGCCCAACTGCCAAAGCCTCACCAATCACACCAAAATGCACTCCaaagtttatttatttgcacTTTGCCAAAGCCTACGT includes these proteins:
- the LOC100779985 gene encoding BTB/POZ domain-containing protein At3g22104, which translates into the protein MEMTPSNVAMLCSAVHFLEMECDDDGPGTPNLKPHIEKFLEGVRFWTWSELLEALKQCQGLFSFKDYLAILDRIVDHLIERLASPGITSPNTCSSNRSSFQFSCDTSSNNSWRNNSSGATWWFEHLLFLKIDLLDKVIRTMICYDFDHGVVSRFLFYYHNSSCLGAAQAEKIESTEVVIDLLLLLDLRSISCKDLFNLNRTAVSLKMSRSFISKIESLIGPLLDQTTIDYLLLPSPHGKGQAYDVDFVLRLVHIFFFGGSFELTSNRLMRVAKMMDLFLVEVAPDPHLKPFEFEALITVLPDVARESHDQLYLAMDMYLKVHAGLSEKEKISICCTLNHEKLSAELLRHLTRNLVFPSEAKPRAYATRQSRMKTLLQENDHLKNFFESMFRKSFKNMEVKEDVGKRSYDAEELRGDLEGMQSGTQLASMKKSGTHITSNAMYLPKLCS